The Terriglobus roseus sequence ATCGGGTCCGCAGACTCTTCGACGCAACGCTGCTCTGCTGCCCGCATACACGTTGATGCTGGGCCTGCTGGCCCTGCTGGGCTACGTGGCAATCGCTGCGGGGGTGGTATCGCCGGATAAGTCTGAAGTGATTCCGCTGCTCTTCCTGAAGATGTTTCCGGAGTGGTTCGCAGGCTTCTGCCTGGCCGCCGTTGCGGTCGGTGCGCTGGTCCCCGCGGCCATCATGAGCATCGCTGCGGCCAACCTGTTCACACGCAATCTGTGGGGCGAATTCGTACGCACGCCGCTGACTCCCGCCAAGGAAGCAGCACAAGCGAAGATCGTCTCGCTGGTGGTGAAGTTCGGCGCACTTGCCTTCGTGCTGGAGACACCGGGATCGTACGCCATCGAGATGCAACTGCTCGGCGGCATCTGGATCACACAGCTCTTCCCTGCGGTCGTCTGCGGTGCGTTCCTGCGTCGCCGACTGCACCCATGGGCGGTATTCACCGGATGGGCCGCGGGCATGATCTGCGGGTCAGCTATGGCCATTGCGCTGGAGTTCAAGGGTTCCGGCGTCTACCCGATGCATGTCTTCGGACAGACCTGGGCAATGTACGCGGCGATTCCGGCACTGCTGCTGAACCTGCTTTGCAGCTTCGGGCTGTCACCCGTCTTTGAGTCAATCCGCGCCTTCCCGGAGCACATCGAGTCGGTCATCGCCATCTAGGGTAGAGCCGGAGACTTGGCACGCACCATGCGATAGAGATGCCGGAAGGCATAGGGCTCGGTTGATCCCGTGGGTCGGACCTCTTCCAGAATCTCGAGCAGGTTGCGCCTGACCGTCATCGTCAGATGAATCTCAGCCGGCTTACCGCTATCCGTACCGCTGCCAACCATTTGCAACGTGCCACGACCGGCCTTTAGCCCTTCGAAGCCATCGACGCGGAATACCTGCGCTGGCTTTCCGTTCGATGCCTCGCTGAAGGATCGCTTCGTTGTATCGAAGAGGACATTGTCGTCCTCCTGCACAGTCTTCGTCGGACCATCGTCGTAGATATAGTGCCAGCTCAGCGCGGTATCCCCGGAGATGGTAAGCCACGTGGGAAGGTCGACACGCTTTGTCGATCCCACAGGCTCGCTGTAGTCGCGATACTCCAGCACGCCAACCCAACTCCCACGCAGAGCCGCAGCCAACTCAGAGAGTGGCTGCGGCGAAACGGCAGGTTGCGACTGAAGCGATGAGACCGAGAGAGCGGCAGACAATAACATGGCGCGCATACGGCGATCCTACGCCGCGTCTAGAAGATCTTGAAGTGAATCGTCAGATACTTCTTCGGATCGCTTCGGATCGTGTTCACAAGGGATTGTGAGTCGACCGCGAGCTTATCGAGGTTGTGGTACAGGGCAGGATCCTTGACCAGCAGTCCGGCCGTTCCCTCACCCTTGTCGATGCCCGTCATGATGTTGTCCAGTCGCGTCACCGTGCTGTTCAACTTGTCTGCGAATGCCTGATCCTTGGTCAAGAGTCCGAGCGCACCCTTGCCCTGATCGGCCTGCGCCATGATGCTGTTCGCGTGGACGAGCGTGGCATTCAGGTTGTTGTACAGCGCATCATCCTTCAACAGCTTGCCTGCGCTGCCCTTGCCTGCATCCAGATCGGCAGCGATTTTGTCGAGCTTCGCAGTAGTGTCGTTCAGGTGGTTGTAAACCGAATCGTCATGAAGCAGCTTGCCGACCGAACCTTTGCCGCTGTTCAGATTCACCTCAAGCTTGTGCAGTTCATCCACTGTGTCGCTGGCGCGCCGATAGAGTGTGTCGTCATAGATCAGGCCGCCGACGGAACCCTTGCCCTGCGAGATGGT is a genomic window containing:
- a CDS encoding MlaD family protein, which translates into the protein MPSQSEVKWSQLKVGIIVIVSAALLVTLLFLITSSSGLGVFSHKLTVTSYFENAAGIKDGAAVNLQGVTIGTVKAVNVVDEPSRKLTPIQVVMRIDGKFQKDLHKDTKSALSTVGVLGDTVVDLNSQTANGPLLQDGDEIKTLESPNLQDVVKASQGTIESLNVILAKMDRIVDTISQGKGSVGGLIYDDTLYRRASDTVDELHKLEVNLNSGKGSVGKLLHDDSVYNHLNDTTAKLDKIAADLDAGKGSAGKLLKDDALYNNLNATLVHANSIMAQADQGKGALGLLTKDQAFADKLNSTVTRLDNIMTGIDKGEGTAGLLVKDPALYHNLDKLAVDSQSLVNTIRSDPKKYLTIHFKIF